AGGCGGCTGTCCCTGCGGTGCTGGGGGAACAGAGGCGGAAAGAGTTGGCGTTCGCTCCTTCTCTTGCATCTGCTGAGGAATGGGCTTGTTTCCCTGGGAATACAGGTCCAGGATTTGGTGGCAAATATCTGCAGAACCGAGAAATGTTTTGGTTTAGAAAAATCTGGGAGGACGCTAAGCAAACAGAGGAAATGGGCAAAGTGCAAGAATCACTACCTTCAAGCAGCTCAACTGGGACATCCTGGACAAACTGCTCCCACCAGCGACGGGATGGCTGCTTGGTGGTCCACTCCTGGATATCAAACTTGCACAGGCGGCCTGCCAGGTACATGACGGCTACAGCAATAATTTCTGGCTCCCACTGCAGTGACAGCATGGTGCACAAGCTGCCAAggacggacacacacacacacacacacacacacagtgtggtTAATATATTCACTGAATTATGTCTGGGAAACGTTATCAAAATAGAGCTCTGGAACCTAAAAAGACATTATTTTCCACTTTACTACctaatcatatttttatttaatagtaaATACCACAAAATAAGGAGACAAAAAACTGTAGGGAAAGCAACATGATGAAGAACCGACACAAAGACCAGATTTGATAGTTTTGTAGTTTGCATCTTAAACCACTCTTGACTTCAGGAagcattttttataaataaatcattCCCAGACTCCAAAGCCACATCTAATACAACATAAAGTAATCAGCATGCATATGAAAGCCAGCAAGTTAAATAATAAcactttaaaatacaaagattACTTTCTTGTATACCATATGGAAAAAGTGAGtaagtgagtgagtgagtgagtgagacTGGGAAGCTGTGCAGTTGGCTCACCTGTCATTGACAAAAGTCCAGGCCATTTGCAGCACCTTGCACACTTTATTCTTCTCCCCTACAACATGGAGACAAAACAACAGCCTGCTCGTTACTAGTTCCCATAGTCAGAGTGGTCGCACTGCCATATTTGTCTCATCCCACCTTTGAGCTGCTTTACATAGCGCAGCAGGAACATGTAGGGGTGCTCCACCTGCAGGTCAAATTTGATCGTCTGGAGCAAAATTCGCTCCAACACCATCACTTCCTCCTGTTAAAGAAAATGGACATGGATGTGTCGCTAACAGctagtatatcccagcccttaaTAACAACTGCAATCAAGCGTTTGCGATAACTTGCAATGATTCCATTTACAGCGCTGTGGAGGAGGAGAATTTTTGTAATTCAGCCACAGTGGAGGGTTTGAGCATGAACTGCCTTTTTAAGGTCATGCCACAGCCTGATTCAGGTCAGGACTTTGAGTAGGCCACTCCaaagtcttcattttgttttcttcagccATTCAGAGGTGGACTTGCTGGTGTGTTGTTCAGCTTGAGGTCACAAACAGATGTTTGGTAGAGATTGTTTGGTAGACAGCAGAATTCATGGTTACATTTATCACAGCAAGTCTTTCAGGTCCAGAAGCAGCAAAacagccccagaccatcacactaccaccaccatattTTACTGCTGGTATGatgttctttttctgaaatgcaGTGTTACTTTTATGCTAGACGTAATAAGACACACACCTTCCAAAAAGTTCAACTTTTTTGTCTCATCAGTCTTTTGGGAAAAGTCTTAGGGATCATCAAGATGTTTTCTGGCAAAAATGAGACGAGCCTTGATGCTCTTTTTGCTCAGCAGTGGTTTTTGTCTTGGAACACTGCCATGCAGGCCATatttgctctgtctctttcttatGGTTTGGTGGAGTCTCAAACCTTTAGAAATGGCTTTATGACCTTTTCCAGATTGATGGATCGCAATTACTTCCTTTCTCATTTGTTCCTGAATTTCTTTGTATCTGGGCATGATGTCTAGCTTTCTGAGGATCTTTCGGTCTACTTCACTTTGTCAGGCAGGTCCTATTTAACTAATTTCTTGATTGAGAAAAAGATGTGGCAGTAATCAGACCTGGGTGTGGCTAGAGATATTGAACTCAGGTGTGATAAACCACAGTTATGTTTTAAGAGGGAGATGCAATTACTTTTTCACACAGGGACATGTAGGTTTGGATTTTTTCTCCCCtaataaaaaccttcatttaaaagctgcattttgtttatatttgggCTGTCTttgactaataaaaaaaagtaattttttttttgatgatctgaaacacttaaatgtgacaaacatgcagGAAAATAAGAAATCTGGAAGGGGGCAAACACTTACAAACACTGTAAATATGACTCATGCAACCTTTTCAATGTGAAACTGAAGACATTAAATGTGGAGCATGATGAAGAACAGTGAGGTAAGAAAACAAGACTAGGAAAAAGTTTGTGGTGTCTCTGCAGCAGATTCCTGTCAATGATGATGAAGGAATTTAATCATTTGTCATCCAGAAGCTAATTGTGGGGTTGCTGAGTTTTGGCAGGGGAAAGTTTCATGCTGATTAGAGTAAAGACTCAGGAGACCGTTGAATTCAAGTGCAAattgttaaattttttaatgcaattGTTCAGTTTTGTTGTGCTTGAAAATTGGTGTGGTTTCAATGTTTAAAAAGCTGGTAAGTGTTAAACTGATCAACAACCAACCAGGACTGAAGGATCTGTGGTCTGAGTGCAGAGAGGGACCAACTTGAGTTTTCTGTGTGATTTTGTTAGAACAGCAACAGAATCAAATGGACAGTGAAAATTCCTGCCGTACATAACCAAGAGTGTCTGTCTGTGTTAAGTTTCATCTATTACTGGTACTCAGAATCAAAGTGGAGCATAATAACATCACACTGCTCAGTTATAGTCTCCTACTGCAACACACAATACCTCTGAGCCCTTTCCTATAAGCACTTACTGAACATGGTATTGCATAAATCAGGGGAGATGTTGGTAATGTACAATTATGAGTCTAGTGGGAGCCATCTTAGCTACTTCTTTGAAACGCTGTGAAGATTTGCTTTATTTCCTTTGTCCCCTTTCAAgtggaaacaaaaacaggaggCAAAACAACATGGAACTGAATTGAAATCTTTCCTGCTAATCAGTAAAGGTTGGATCACTATTAAAATGATTACTGGTGGGCTTAGTCATTTTTATCCCAGAATGTATTGTGCATATTAAATATGATTATATGTTGTAAGCATTGAGGattctaaaataataaaaatattttatgtttttaaaaacatatttaagtaGGAGAGAGTAATCAGACACATCAGGGTCTATAAGTGTTATTTTAAGACTAATATGATCTACACTAtactgttttattaaagttcTCCAttctaaaacaacaacaacaaaaaaagcagattactaagttaaaatatttcataaatgCTGTTctaaaagtagttttttttattttgtagttgttttttttacccttcGGCTCATTATTCTAACATTCACAATTATGCAAATTGGAGTGAGACATGACGAACTCTGGTGGGCAGTTACCATGACCTCTTTTTCCAGCTAATTGTAATATGAATGTGTGCATTAATATGGGGATTTAATTTCATCCAAACTTTCATGACACTGGAATTACATAGGACTGACAATGGTGATCCTTACTGCTTATACATGATAAGCCAGACAAGCTTCATCTTATATATCATTATAAAGTATAACTAAGAGGGATTCATATACCAAACCTTTTGACATATATAATTTATTCTGTGCaggcatttaaaagaaaaatgtcaacacagagatagaaaataaaagaaactgcaCCTTTGGATCATCTCCGAATTGGGCAAACTGCACATCATTCAGCAAGCTGCGGGCTGTTTTGATGatatctttacattttttgggggtttCCTCTACTTTTCCAGCCAGGAAAAGACAGCAAGCACCCGTcacctgtggaaacacaaaacacaacaataacCCCACACATTTTGTCTACCTTTTGGGGTAAGAAAAACCAATAACTAATAACCACAAACAGAGCTTACATATCTGGGAAACTGCTTGAAGGAGTGAAACATGTAGAAGCGATGGAAATATATGATGCCAGTTGCCAGCGTGTCATAGTGTCTGCTAACAGTTAAGGATTCCTACATAAATTAAATCAGTACTGTGTTATGTAAAATGCCatatcaccatggtaacttatatttcctgtaaaaaacaaacaaacaaaaaacagggaAATACTAAGCAGGacacaatattttaaatgagtatttttttcacagttttgaaTTTAATAAACCAATCAAGGATACAAGCCAAGTCTGGTCCCCACATCAAATATGAAGCGGGCTCCCTCCCTCCGATACCGTGCCTCTGTGCCAGGGTCCAGGCCCTCCGACTGAGATGGCGTGTGGGCTAAATCCTTCTTGTCCCAGTACCAGCATGGCTTGATGTGGTCCAGAATTGCTTGGCCAGTCATGTTCTCCTTGGATTCCTTCATTGATTGAGGGGAGGAGGTGGATGGACCTGCTGCACTGGACTGCCAAGACACAAGACAGAAAGCCTATAATTACTCAATACAGCATCCAGTGCAAAACAGTTCAAATTTATCAGCGTTGGTCAATCACTTATGCCCATTAAATGAGTATCAAAGTCCTTAATGaattccatttttaaatttgctaAATTTATAAAGCCACATAAtcagattttaaagaaaataactggCACTAATACTTATATACTGTGCAGTACATACTATTGCAAATACTGATGGTGGGCctgttaaaaacaagttttctaTCATCAAGTTTATATACTGGTTTTTAGCATCGCTGTGATATATCTTAATATATGCCCTGAATTACTATGATTATGCAAAAAACATTTGAAGTACATAAATTAAGCTAGTTGTTAGTTACTTTATTAATACCACGTTTTCTTCTACTCCATTAACTTTACTGCGATACTGTAATTTAACTAGAATACATGACAGCTTTAGTTGTCATTCACCATACCAGCTAtgatttttatataaatcatataaaggaaaacatattaaatatttaacatggtGTTTATTAGCTCATTCTACTCTTAGAATATGTACCAACTAAATAAATAGACTTATGAAGGAAAACGTTAGCAGGTTAATGAATCCTGCTTCGTACCAACAAACAACAACTGCATTATTTCAGTGATGTTAAAGATCTCATGACAACACACATTGTGGGTAAGTATGCCCACTGAAAGCCtatagttttacattttgtgaTAATAATTACAAAGAGTGATTAATAATTCTATTTGGTGAGGAATGGGCACATTTCCTCCACCACTTCGAGTTAGGCTAACTAACAAGAGCGAAAGCTTTATTATCAGTAGCGTGACAACGTGGTGGGGTATTTTGACGTAGTCTGTCATATCCCCTACATTTATCGATAACCACTATCGTCCATTTTTCTTGTATGTAAAAACCAAAATGATCTGGATTCAATTAAAAGAGTTACAAAATTAGCAATACGAAAGGGCTAGCGGCTTGCTCCCGTTCACTACTCAGATGTGCTCTCTTCTTGTATTGGCTTAACAACCAACTTGCTTAAATATGTATAAGGTCAGCGGCATGTAATGTCGTTGCTAAAACGCACTTGTATGTGAAAATTGAATAAACTGACAGGAAATGAAAGGAGGTCAAGTGGCACCTATGCAGGCGACTCTCTTTCCCCAGCGTCACACAGCTAGCTAATCTCGGCTAGCAAACTTCCAGGAACGATAAGGCTAGAAGGCTGTAACCTGTAAAAGTAGCTAGAATGCGCCCTGTTCGTCCTCCTCCTTTCTAAAATTAAACATAGTACGTACCTTTATCATGTAGACGTCTGAATAAACCACCTTTATGAGATAACTGAAAGGATAATGAGCTTTTAATTATAATAACTTGGCTAACAAGTGAACCACAGCCCCCATTGTAACAAGGGCACCGCCATTTTGCACGACGTCAGAAACGTCATGACGCAAAACATCAAGTACGTGAGTACGGtggtagcattttttttttttttttttgtacttcttCTGAAAATTTAAGTTATTatgaaatttaattaataatcatACTAATAATGACTCTATATGATAGAGTTATAATTTAGAACAATAATTACAATGATAAAGTTGAACCCTTTTCCTTTTTGACAATCatgaaaatgagttttttttaaaaatagccgCTAGAGGGAGACAAATAATAACTCGTGGGATCTGTCATTcagtacctttttttttcctgtttgtctttttttcattatcaatAAACGCAGTCGTCTTGATAAGATAGCGCAAACCTCAGCACAACAAACTCAATCAACATTTGAATTTACTTTATTCTGAGTGATCATATTGTTTTGGAATTTTCTCGTAACACACCATAAGTTTCTCTAAAGACTGCAGAGTTGTCCAGACAACAATTTGAGAATTAATTCTCATAAATTAATTGAAGTATTACCACATCTAAATGCAGATGAGATGCTATAATCATATGTATAGTGATTCagaattattttgttatttagatgaaataatgatttattataaaaaagaatacaagcaaaaaataaaagtctttTGTTTCATGTATTACATAGCCAGATTCTGAAATCAGTCTCAATGATCAACAAGGTTAAACAGATGCTATATTCTCTTTTTATGTACAATATAAATACTGTTTCTCAGCAATTCCCCTGATGTCaagtttctttaaataaaagtggCTTTGAGTGATCGGAGTAACTTGTCTAAAGTGACACTGTTTGTGCCAGTTTATCACAGAGACAGCTTTTATTCAGCAGCCATTGTTAAATACTAGTCAAACTCAAGTAAAATGACctgttgtttgtcttttatatTAACTAAATGCAAAAGGAGCCCAAATTGACCTTGAATTggattatttgtttaaatactcAAAATGACATGGTGGCTTCCATTTTATCCCTAATTTGGTCTGTTAAGTCCACAGCCTCTACAAATGGTCCTCTATAAATATATagttatgacaaaaaaaaaaaaaaaaaaaaaaagcatgagaaTCCCcattgtgtgtgtctgctttACATGTTATGTCTAGTAGAAGTAGACCTCAAGTAACATCTTGTGCCCTCTTCCTTCCCCTCCTGGTCTCACTCCTGAGAAAAAACCAGCATTGAATCATTTACTCTGTCCACATTAAAACTGGGAATCTGCATGCATTATATATTCACCCCTGCTCGGACAAATCCTCTTAACTGTGGGAGAAATTGTCAGGATGAGTCCTGTAGAAAAGTAAGAGCCTTGTCTAGTTGTATTGCCTGTAGCAAGGGAGCATCTCAATCTGTCACtcaaatccacacacacacacacacacacacacacacacacacacacacacacacacacacacacacacacacacacacacacacacacacacacacaccaaggaCAGTAAATCAGCTTATGAATAATATATACTTATACtttctttattaatattaaacatTGCATAATGAAGCAGCGACTATAAGCAAATCCCACAGCAATATTCACATTACCAAGCTCTCCTGGAGTGGACCTTTCATTGTTTATGTCAGCCCTGTCACATTGTGGTTAATCACATCAAAATGGCTGCTTTGAAGGGTTTATACATTTAACCTCAACACAAAACcccatatttttttcttgaaacGTGTATCATATGCACTTTCCATCATATATGTTGCTCTATTTTAAGACACtcttttaatgtaatttctgTTTGCTTTAGAGGGTATGCAGTGTACATGGGGGTATGAAAAATAGAAAGGGATGTAATAAAGGATGTGACCCAGAACCAAATTCAGTTAAGCTGCATGTACTTTTGTCCACTCATGTGCAAGAGCTACGCTTTTAAACTCTGCACATTTTGATgctttttacataaataatgtGTGTAGAACCTGCTTAAATCCTCACgattttacaaaaagagattGAATATCAACATAAGGTCTCATGTTAGCTGGCCAAACTTCCATTTTAGCACATCCCTGGTATAGATGTTGCCCTGCGGTGCGTTCAGGTTCTCCCCTTATTCAGTTATGACACTTACCACCAGATGCATGTCTCCTTAGAGGCAACACTTTGGACTTAAAACCTTTCCTGTGTCCACAATCAGGGATACGTTGGCCCAATGCACCCCATCTTAAACTGCTTTTGCCTGGAGCTTGCAGATATAAGCTATAATGGAGACATTGATGTATTATTGAGAAACCCATGGGTAGGGGATCAAGGAGCTGCTTGCAGCAAGCAGAGATGGCAAAAGGACAAGCGTGTGAACTCAGGATCATGTTTTCCTTTAGCATCCAGCATGTCCAAGGCCTGCTATTGCTCTCCTGGCTCAGATCTGAAGACGAGCagaaaggctggaaaaaaaagaaaagaagatattTCATTATGTAACTTGCTCGACAACATCCTTTGGTCGATCTGTGAAAGAAagctgttgtgttgtgtttccaATGTGGCATCTGCTGAGGTTATGTCTGCTTGAGCCAGAGCTGAGATGacatttcatttatataaataattactGTTCTGAAGGTCCCCTAGGCCTGCCCTGAAGCAATCAAACTTCTAATGCTCTTAAAATTGCCCAGCATGTTTTATTAATGGCAGGCTGTAAAATGTCCTGCTATATGGCTGTGCACATCTCTGCTGATCCACCAGGAAGTAGTGTCAAATTTAAATGGCCATAAGagggttttatttttactcaacAATGCGCTTCAGTCAAATTACAGCGCTGCACAAGTTTGAATTGCATGAGAAGGTTTGCTGCAAATCACTTAACTGCAAATGAATACAGTAAAGAGTGTGTAGAGTGATTGACCATTAGTGCCATTAATTGCCACTGAGTTACCCTGATCTGCTCTAAGGACTCTTCTGGATACTGAATTGTATAGATTATGATTTAAGTAGGCTTCATTCTATAAACTAATATTAAAGTATGTTAATGCTTAAGGTGTCACCTCCTTAAATGGTTCATGTCTCCTGACTGTGCCAACAGAGGGTACTGTTGCCTCACCGCATGCTTAAATGATCCCaacaacaaacctgcagcatgCTGCTCCCCTCCCGCTGATACAATGTGGGGAAATATGTGTGCTttacacttttacttttactacaGCAGAAGTTttcattctgaattaaaggtaTACAAATGACCGCACAAGCTCAACACTAAGGTGCAGCTATATGTGAAATTTATGCTATTGTGTGACAGGGCAGAAGTCTCCCAACtagtttaaataagaaaaaaagctcatagggagagagaaaagtgaccagacagtttttattaaattggcATTTTTGGATAGAAGAATGTGAGGGGGTGTGGTGGGGGGTTGTTTGGAGGTAACTAGACACTGCTTCAAAAGCAAGACAATGTGACCCAATGTGTGAATTAAGTTGAGTGCGAAGCTCGCGGTTGGGGAGCTTCTTGGGCTCCCTTCCCCCGGTGTTCGTGTCTCGTCCTCCGCTTTCACGCATTTGAGTCACAAAAGACACGGGCGCACTTGAACTTGAATCCCCTTTCCCCACTGCACAGAGGCAAGCCCAAACACGCACGCAGGCAGTATTGTCTGCgcgcacacacaagcacacataacACGTGGTCGCCCCCGAACAGCGCATCTTTCATCGCGTGAGTCAACAAGAAGTAGCCTCAACAACGTAGGGAACTAGGAAACATTGGACCCCAGCTTGCtggaagaaaaggaggaggtgTCTCGTCTGCCCGCCTGgtccctctctctccttttctctctatttttatgtgtgtgtgtgtgtgtgtgtaaacgcgcgctctctctctctctctctctctctctctctctctctctctctctctctctctctctctctctctcacacacactctctcaaTCAACTAGGCTATTGCCATCAGAGCCAAGAGTTGCCGCTCCGCGCACCGATGCCAAAACGCACAGGAGGAGTTAGTGCCAAAGGGTCATTTTAGCGCACCACTGCAGAGATGGAAGGGCTGTAGAGAACCCTAGAGTAACCAGCTGCTATTTCACCCCAGATACTATAATCCTATCTTTAATATTAAGGAAAAAGAACAGGAGCGAATATCCATCCATCACCGTTTACTTCAACTGTCACCGGGTCGCTGCAGAGGTGGGCAGTCCAGGATTTTTATATCTCCAAAAAGCTcattgcaacattttttaaacttaacgTCCACACGCAGTGGCTCATCGGTCGCTTGTAGCCGTttctaaaaataagaaaaactacACTTTGGCTTCCCCAATCCAGGTATTGCTTCCTCCGAAGACGCCGCAGGACATCGTGGACAAAGTGGTCCTCCGTCCTTGTTGCGCTTCTGTCCGACTCTTTCACCTCCTGAGCGTGCGTCAAACTTAACTGAAGACTGACAGTAGCTGGGATCCGATTGGAGGGGGCAGATCTGGTCATCTGCGATCCAGAGGAGACCGACATCACGGTTCAAGCCGACACCAAGTGCCGTTCACCGGGCGATGCCAGAGTAAATGCCGGGGCAATGTCCCGCCGCAAGCAGGTGAACCCGCAGCACTTATCGTTGACGCACAGGGAGACAGTACAAGGTGAGTTTAATTCTTGAAAAACCGATCTCTTCCAATGCATTTATGTTTAGTCTTTAATATGATTTATAGATTACTATTATTATGACTATAATTTCAAAATTTGtaggacaaaaataatttaaaagaatttggaaaaacagatacaataaatacataaattgtTTTAGGACTTTATAATACGCTACACGAGCAAGCTAATAAAAActgttatataaaaataaactttagcATGTTAGAAACGGcaaatgttttttgttaatATATTTCAAGTCGTTGCgtgtttattatatttatttttttaaagaacacaaACCAGGAATATTTTCCGCTTGTTAGGACTTTACTGCAAGAGATAATCTTATGACAACTACAATAATGGAGGTGTTTGGCTCGAGTTATGTGTGTATGAGCGTGTTTGCAAGCATTCACGCACGTGCACTGAGCGTGTAATTCAGCATTTCATCACAACACTGATGTTTTGAgcgtgtttttgtttgtgtgctctCTAATGAGGCatttcctatatatatatatatatatatatgcacaaaaTAGTTTATctgaattttcttcttttttcctgctATCTTTTTCTCCCAGGCTCAAATTCTGACAcaaaatctaatattttttcCTCACACATAGACCAACTTATGCATGAAGACAATGTGGAgaattcagttaaaataaattttaaagacatctccaacacacacacacacacacacacacacacacacacacacacacacacacacacacacacacacacacacacacacacacacacacacacacacacctaaacacacacagacaatccaaacttttatttatttatttggtttaacaTGAATTTTGCAGCTTGTTTGGAGCTCCACAGAGCTgtgagaaaaaatataaataagaaaaaatcatttgaaaaaTTGTAGATACAATCTGCAGTAAGACATTTGCGGGACATATGATTAAAAAGTCGCCTAATCCAATTTCAAATCAATTATATCAATCTAACCTTCATCTCCCAGGGCT
The sequence above is drawn from the Melanotaenia boesemani isolate fMelBoe1 chromosome 22, fMelBoe1.pri, whole genome shotgun sequence genome and encodes:
- the ccnk gene encoding cyclin-K isoform X2, which codes for MIKSSAAGPSTSSPQSMKESKENMTGQAILDHIKPCWYWDKKDLAHTPSQSEGLDPGTEARYRREGARFIFDVGTRLGLHYDTLATGIIYFHRFYMFHSFKQFPRYVTGACCLFLAGKVEETPKKCKDIIKTARSLLNDVQFAQFGDDPKEEVMVLERILLQTIKFDLQVEHPYMFLLRYVKQLKGEKNKVCKVLQMAWTFVNDSLCTMLSLQWEPEIIAVAVMYLAGRLCKFDIQEWTTKQPSRRWWEQFVQDVPVELLEDICHQILDLYSQGNKPIPQQMQEKERTPTLSASVPPAPQGQPPVTSPPPPPPKKTSPQGGSPARPLKRSHTSPKDEPKAPEPVGSKIPRLESPMPPLPASQPPPAPPTEAEPGNEAAPPPPHAPPPHQPPPLPHRPPPPPPSNYIMSTTGSYMSGEGYQNLQSIMKTEGPSYAPMPPSYAPPIPPYHPHVYPPPAAPPPGPPPPPSTYPPPSLPPTYPPPGYNSYPPPPPPRMPPGHVPPPGIGLPPTGYPPPPPVPPGQSQVPLPPPPGMAMNRGGWMR
- the ccnk gene encoding cyclin-K isoform X1; this encodes MIKSSAAGPSTSSPQSMKESKENMTGQAILDHIKPCWYWDKKDLAHTPSQSEGLDPGTEARYRREGARFIFDVGTRLGLHYDTLATGIIYFHRFYMFHSFKQFPRYVTGACCLFLAGKVEETPKKCKDIIKTARSLLNDVQFAQFGDDPKEEVMVLERILLQTIKFDLQVEHPYMFLLRYVKQLKGEKNKVCKVLQMAWTFVNDSLCTMLSLQWEPEIIAVAVMYLAGRLCKFDIQEWTTKQPSRRWWEQFVQDVPVELLEDICHQILDLYSQGNKPIPQQMQEKERTPTLSASVPPAPQGQPPVTSPPPPPPKKTSPQGGSPARPLKRSHTSPKDEPKAPAEPVGSKIPRLESPMPPLPASQPPPAPPTEAEPGNEAAPPPPHAPPPHQPPPLPHRPPPPPPSNYIMSTTGSYMSGEGYQNLQSIMKTEGPSYAPMPPSYAPPIPPYHPHVYPPPAAPPPGPPPPPSTYPPPSLPPTYPPPGYNSYPPPPPPRMPPGHVPPPGIGLPPTGYPPPPPVPPGQSQVPLPPPPGMAMNRGGWMR